CACTGTCGTCCACCAGGTTCGCCACGGTCAGCAGCAAAAGGTTCAGTTGCTCCTGGATTTCCGAAAGGCGTGCATCAAGAGCTTTAATGCGCTGTGACACCTCTTTCATCTGATTCGTCAAGGCGCTGACGTCCTGGCGGGCCTTCTTCATGTCGGCGACCTGTCCGGAAACCTGATTTCGCTGGTGCTTGAGAGCCTCCGATTCCACGAGTATGGATCGCCGTTCCTGATCCAACTCCAGGAACCGGCCCGAATTGAAGGTCTGGCCTCGTTGTTCGGTTTTTTCGATCACCAGGTCCAGGTGGTCCTTTACAAACTTTAGATCGAGCATAACATTACCTCCACCAAGCGCCGGGAAAACAACGATACCTGCAACGCCGAAAAGGGTCTAAACAAAAATTTGTAAAAAAAAAGTGGGTATGATACCACTTGCCACACTACTCAGACACCCAATATTACGGTTGAACCATGAACAAATTAGCTAATTTTCTCTCCTCGGTCAAGGTGACCGTTGTGCTGTTGATCGTGCTTGCGGCCCTATCTATCGTGGGCACCGTTATCCCTCAGCAGGAGTCGCCCGCCACCTACGCACGCCTGTACGGCGAGTCCACGGCCCGGCTGTTCCACAATCTCGGTTTCACCCATATGTATGGGTCCACGTGGTTCGTATCCATGCTTTTTTTTCTGGGATTGAATCTGGTGGTGTGCTCGGTCCGGAGGATCCCCAAGACCTGGAAAATCGTAAAGGCGGTCCCTGCTCTGCAAGCGAGGGACTACACTCAGATGCCTTTTCGCAGAGAGCGAACCATCAAGGAACCGGCGGACAACTGGAAGGACATCGTAACCCGGTTCCTTTCCAGCCGTTTTTCGAAACCTCTTACAAACGAACTGGCGGAAGGAACGGTTTTCTTCTGTCAGAAAACGCCCTGGTCCCGCATGGGCGTGTATGTGGTTCACGGGTCCGTTCTGCTCTTGTTCGTGGGAGCGATTGTAGGAGCCGTCTGGGGGTTCAAAGGGAACGTGAACATTGGGGCGGGGGAGACCATTAACAGCATCCAGCTCCGCGGCTCCCGCAATGAATATGCGCTGGGCTTTCAAATTCGCTGCGACGACTTCTCTGTGGAATTCTACGAGAGCGGTGCGCCGAAGGAGTTCCGCTCGGATCTGACGTTTCTCAACGACGGCAAGGAAGTGATGAAAAGCTCCGTTCGGGTGAACGACCCCGTAAGCTTCCGAGGGATCACGTTCTATCAGTCCACGTACGGCTCCACCCTGGGCGACGAGGTTACCTTCGATCTCGTGAACAACACGTCCGGTACAGTCCACACCATAAGCGGGCCGCCGAACCAGGATTTCGAAATGCCGGACGGGAAAGGAAAGTTTCGAATCATCGACTTCCAATCGAACCTGACGTCCGGTGGCATGAACTTCGGTCCCGGCGTCATGGTTCACCTCATGGGAAGAGAGGGTCACGGACGTCCGTTCTGGGTGGTGAAGGACTTCCCGGAACTCGACAAACGACGCAAAGGTGACTTCACCTTCGTTCTGAAATCTTTCAAGGAAACCTATTATACAGGGCTCCAGGCAAACAGGGATCCGGGCGTCTGGCTCGTGTACCTCGGGTTTGTGGCCATGCTGATCGGCTTTCCCATCACCTTTTTCCTTTCCCATCAGTCGGTCTGGGTACAGATGACTCGATCCGGCAACAAAATGAAATTGATCGTGGCCGGAACGGCCCACCGTAACCGGCAAGCGTTTATCAAACAGATGGAGCGCTTTTGGGAAGACTTTTCCCTCGAACTCCAAGGGGAGGATCGTCGGTCATGACCAGTTCGTTGGCATTGAGCCTGGTGACATTCGTATATCTGGGTTGTTCCGTATTGTATCTTTTTTACCTGGTGTTCAAATCGGAAACCGTGGGCAAACTGGCTACCTGGGCCTCGATCGGGGGACTCGCTCTGAACACGTACGGCCTCGTAAAACGATGGGTGGAATCCTACGAAATGGGCATCGGCCACGCCCCCTTATCCAACCTTTACGAATCCCTGGTATTTTTCGCTTGGGCGATCATGGTGTTGTATCTGCTGATGGAATGGAAATACCAACACCGCTCCATCGGAGTATTCGCCACACCGTTCGCCTTTTTCACCATGGCCTACGCTTCCTTCTCCACTTCGGTGGACAGCAAGATCCAGCCCCTCATCCCAGCATTGAAGAGCAACTGGCTCATTGCCCATGTGCTCACCTGCTTCTTGGGCTACGCCGGGTTTGCCGTGGCCTGCGGGTTGAGCCTCATGTATCTCATCTGGGGCAAACGGAGACGGGAAGGCAAAGGACCGCTGTCTTTCATTCCGGACGGGGCCACCCTCGAGGAGATCTCGTACAAGATGATCCTCATCGGTTTTTTGCTGCTCTCCGCCGGCATCATCACGGGGTCCGTGTGGGCTCATTCCGCGTGGGGCACCTATTGGAGCTGGGATCCGAAAGAAACGTGGTCCCTCATCACCTGGCTCGTCTACGCCACGCTCCTCCATGCCCGATTTATGAAAGGATGGTCGGGTAACCGGGTGGCATTTCTATCCGTGGTGGGATTCGTATGCGTTTTGTTTACCTACTTCGGGGTCAACTTCCTGCTGAGCGGGCTGCACAGCTACGCGGCCGGTTAACCGGCGGCTATTTTTCTATTCCGGTTGTCCGGGCCGGCATCCCATCGTGATCACCGGAGAAAAATGACGCAGCGGGGGTGCGGGAAGACGTGTTTGCCGCAGGTGCGTATAGCAATACGCCCTTACATTCCAGTGAGGCGAATCATCATTCGCCCCTACCCCTTTTTATTGCGGCTCAACCCGAATGCCGCGCCGAACCGAGCCTTTCAGCCAATTTGAGCAGGTTGTCCTTTCGTCCTAGGGCGACGAGGGTATCGCCTTTTTCGATGAAGGCGTCGAAGCGGGGATTATACAGCATTTCGCCGCTCGGTTTCTTTATAGCTACGATGATCAGATCCAGTTCCTGCCGAATGCCGGAATCCCTCAACATCACCTGGTGCAGCTGAGAGGCGGGACCCACCTCGACCTCCTCGAACTGCAGCTCCATGGTCTTTTCCCCGAACATGATCTCGACAAAGTTGGTGATCACCGGGCGCAGCAACTCCTGAGCCATCTTTCGCGCGCCCATGTAATAAGGAGAAACCACTCGGCTGGCTCCGGCGCGCAGCAAGCGTTTCGAAGCGTCCGGCGAGCTGGCCCGGGAAAGAATAAACAGGTCCGGTCGAATCTCCTTTGCCGTAAGGCAGACATATACGTTTTCCGCGTCGCTGACCAGACACGTGACCAAGCCGCGGGCATGCTCGATTCCGGCTTTACGCAGTACTTTTTCTTCCGTGGCGTCGGCCTCGACAAAGAGGACTTTCATCTCTTCGATCCGCTGGATGGCGGCGGGATCTTTCTCGATCACCACCAACGGATGGCCTTCCTTTCTGATTTCGCCGCAAATAATCCGCCCCACCCGTCCGAATCCGCACACAATATAATGATCTTTGAGGCCTTTGAGCTCTTTTTCCAATCTTCTCCTCCCCATGATAGCCTGGAGCCGCCCCTCTAACATGATGAGCCAGA
This genomic stretch from Deltaproteobacteria bacterium harbors:
- a CDS encoding cytochrome c biogenesis protein ResB; protein product: MNKLANFLSSVKVTVVLLIVLAALSIVGTVIPQQESPATYARLYGESTARLFHNLGFTHMYGSTWFVSMLFFLGLNLVVCSVRRIPKTWKIVKAVPALQARDYTQMPFRRERTIKEPADNWKDIVTRFLSSRFSKPLTNELAEGTVFFCQKTPWSRMGVYVVHGSVLLLFVGAIVGAVWGFKGNVNIGAGETINSIQLRGSRNEYALGFQIRCDDFSVEFYESGAPKEFRSDLTFLNDGKEVMKSSVRVNDPVSFRGITFYQSTYGSTLGDEVTFDLVNNTSGTVHTISGPPNQDFEMPDGKGKFRIIDFQSNLTSGGMNFGPGVMVHLMGREGHGRPFWVVKDFPELDKRRKGDFTFVLKSFKETYYTGLQANRDPGVWLVYLGFVAMLIGFPITFFLSHQSVWVQMTRSGNKMKLIVAGTAHRNRQAFIKQMERFWEDFSLELQGEDRRS
- the ccsB gene encoding c-type cytochrome biogenesis protein CcsB yields the protein MTSSLALSLVTFVYLGCSVLYLFYLVFKSETVGKLATWASIGGLALNTYGLVKRWVESYEMGIGHAPLSNLYESLVFFAWAIMVLYLLMEWKYQHRSIGVFATPFAFFTMAYASFSTSVDSKIQPLIPALKSNWLIAHVLTCFLGYAGFAVACGLSLMYLIWGKRRREGKGPLSFIPDGATLEEISYKMILIGFLLLSAGIITGSVWAHSAWGTYWSWDPKETWSLITWLVYATLLHARFMKGWSGNRVAFLSVVGFVCVLFTYFGVNFLLSGLHSYAAG
- a CDS encoding potassium channel protein, yielding MTTLKKAFLVAGLWIFIMSFGVSGFMWIDDMTFGDAFYMTVITITTIGYFEVQPLSPNGRIFNVILIFLGVGIIYSTVGGVWLIMLEGRLQAIMGRRRLEKELKGLKDHYIVCGFGRVGRIICGEIRKEGHPLVVIEKDPAAIQRIEEMKVLFVEADATEEKVLRKAGIEHARGLVTCLVSDAENVYVCLTAKEIRPDLFILSRASSPDASKRLLRAGASRVVSPYYMGARKMAQELLRPVITNFVEIMFGEKTMELQFEEVEVGPASQLHQVMLRDSGIRQELDLIIVAIKKPSGEMLYNPRFDAFIEKGDTLVALGRKDNLLKLAERLGSARHSG